From Triticum aestivum cultivar Chinese Spring chromosome 4A, IWGSC CS RefSeq v2.1, whole genome shotgun sequence, a single genomic window includes:
- the LOC123086224 gene encoding uncharacterized protein DDB_G0286299-like, protein MITMRAQLAPALLLLLLTVAAAPPVSAMTAEEETKEKLLQGAHKEDLANKLSIASVDPDAYAAEQKLVGPDSKKHAAKDVVDNTSYIMGVVPEKKPESKSDEKKLKEEAKVIAQVKGQMNYEDAVAEKNAKEEKKSKLKGDISEDDDAEKKEKKSKNKDGDKEEDKEKKSKNKDDDDAEKKEKNSKSKDEDSIYDTKQKSKNKDDDDDDDDEKKDKKSKSKDDDDDDNDGEKKEKKLKNKDDDDDDEKKEKKLKNKDDDDNEKKKEKKSKEKSDSSEEDDAEKKSKSKSESYEDDDDNKNSKSKSKASDEDFDAVPMEAKADESMPGVDTPDEYQASTTKAKPRLPAADTPGGYTARTAAQPKMSAADTPDGYATLTTQMSATNTPDGYVTPSKAQPATDSPNGNVPVTDSPDGNVPATDSPDGNVPATDSPDGNVPATDSPDGNVPATDSPDGNVPTTDSPDGNVPAMDSPDGNVQVTDSPDGNVPATDSPDGYAAPTKPDVDVQSYSETVPPPVLRMLSPLVKSMCARTSYPYECEASIARLPETAAVPGRQKNLLGVLTLAIDAVRAKIVEAKNAATDVSKDPHVDKLSKGAIKDCISNYDDMNYEFDSALTALKRGDKGTAGSALDAARTAVDTCDEGFLDRPQLKPVLGGYEKVLAELSSNVLAINANAKKY, encoded by the coding sequence ATGATCACAATGAGGGCACAGCTCGctccggccctcctcctcctcctcctcacggtTGCCGCCGCGCCGCCCGTATCGGCGATGACTGCTGAGGAGGAAACCAAGGAGAAATTGCTACAGGGCGCCCACAAAGAGGACCTCGCCAATAAACTCAGTATCGCGAGTGTCGACCCAGACGCTTATGCAGCCGAGCAGAAATTAGTTGGGCCCGATAGCAAGAAGCATGCCGCTAAGGATGTCGTCGATAACACAAGCTATATTATGGGTGTTGTGCCTGAGAAGAAACCTGAAAGTAAGAGTGACGAGAAGAAACTCAAGGAGGAGGCCAAGGTCATCGCTCAAGTCAAAGGACAGATGAACTACGAGGATGCCGTCGCTGAGAAGAATGCCAAGGAGGAGAAGAAATCCAAACTCAAGGGTGACATCTCCGAGGACGATGATgctgagaagaaggagaagaaatcaAAAAACAAAGACGGCGAcaaggaggaggacaaagagaagAAATCTAAAAATAAGGATGATGACGATGCTGAGAAAAAGGAGAAGAATTCCAAAAGCAAAGACGAGGACTCTATATATGACACCAAGCAGAAATCCAAAAacaaggatgatgatgatgatgatgatgatgagaagaaagataagaagtctaaaagcaaggacgatgatgatgacgacaatgatggtgagaaaaaagagaagaaattgaAAAAcaaggatgacgacgatgatgatgagaagaaagaaaagaaattgaaaaacAAGGATGATGACGATaatgagaaaaagaaagagaagaaatccAAAGAGAAAAGCGACTCGTCTGAGGAGGATGACGCCGAGAAGAAATCTAAAAGCAAGAGCGAGTCCTACGAGGACGACGATGACAATAAGAATTCCAAAAGCAAAAGCAAGGCATCAGACGAGGATTTTGATGCTGTCCCCATGGAGGCCAAGGCCGACGAATCTATGCCAGGTGTCGACACGCCCGATGAATACCAAGCGTCGACGACTAAAGCCAAGCCACGGTTGCCCGCGGCTGACACCCCCGGTGGCTACACCGCGCGGACCGCGGCCCAACCAAAGATGTCTGCAGCAGACACTCCCGACGGCTATGCCACCCTGACAACGCAGATGTCAGCTACTAACACACCAGACGGCTATGTCACGCCGAGCAAGGCCCAGCCAGCGACAGACTCACCCAACGGCAACGTCCCTGTGACCGACTCACCCGACGGCAACGTCCCGGCGACAGACTCACCCGACGGCAACGTCCCCGCGACCGACTCGCCCGACGGCAACGTCCCTGCGACCGACTCACCCGACGGCAACGTCCCGGCGACAGACTCACCCGACGGCAACGTCCCCACGACCGACTCGCCCGACGGCAACGTCCCGGCGATGGACTCGCCCGACGGCAATGTTCAGGTGACCGACTCGCCCGATGGCAATGTCCCAGCGACCGACTCGCCCGACGGCTACGCGGCCCCGACGAAGCCCGATGTGGACGTGCAGTCCTACTCGGAGACGGTGCCCCCGCCGGTGCTCCGGATGCTGAGCCCGTTGGTGAAGTCCATGTGCGCCAGGACGAGCTACCCGTACGAGTGTGAGGCATCGATCGCCAGGCTGCCGGAGACGGCGGCGGTGCCAGGGCGGCAGAAGAACCTCTTGGGCGTGCTGACACTGGCCATAGATGCCGTGCGCGCCAAGATCGTGGAGGCGAAGAACGCGGCCACGGACGTGTCCAAGGACCCGCACGTGGACAAGCTCTCCAAGGGCGCCATCAAAGACTGCATCAGTAATTACGACGACATGAACTACGAGTTCGACTCGGCGCTGACCGCGCTCAAGCGAGGAGACAAGGGGACGGCGGGCAGCGCGCTCGACGCGGCGCGCACCGCTGTTGACACCTGCGACGAAGGTTTCCTCGACCGCCCGCAGCTGAAGCCAGTCCTGGGCGGTTACGAGAAGGTGCTCGCGGAGCTCTCAAGCAACGTCCTCGCCATTAATGCCAACGCCAAGAAGTATTAG